The sequence below is a genomic window from Thalassoroseus pseudoceratinae.
TTGCGAGGCCATTGCCGAAAATCCGAATCGTGCCCGAGACCTGACGATCAAGCACAACTCCGTCGCCGTGGTCAGCGATGGGTCCGCTGTGCTGGGTTTGGGGAACATCGGGCCACACGCCGCCATCCCGGTGATGGAAGGCAAAGCGTTGTTATTCCGAGAATTCGCCGGAGTCGACGCGTGGCCGATCTGTCTCGATACTCAAGATGCAGATGAAATCATCACCACGGTCCGGCGAATCGCACCGGTTTTCGGCGGTATCAATCTGGAAGACATCTCGGCCCCTCGCTGTTTCTACATCGAAGATGCGCTTCAAGACCTGGGAATCCCCGTGTTTCACGACGATCAGCATGGAACGGCGATCGTGCTATTGGCGGCCTTGATCAACGCCGCTCGGGTACTGGATCGGGATTTCACGAAACTGCGGGTCGTCGTCAACGGAGCCGGTGCCGCCGGAACCGCGATTGCTCGACTGCTGCGATGTGCCGGGCAAGCGGAAGACGTTTGCGTGGGCGTGGAAGATGTGGTCGTTTGCGATTCCAAAGGTGCGATTCACCGAGACCGGACCGACTTGGCCGAATACAAACGTGGATTGCTGCCGTATACGAATCGATCCAATCGACAAGGCAGTTTGCATGACGTACTCGAAAACGCGGACGTGTTCATCGGTGTGAGCAAAGGCGGACTGCTGCAAAGTGAAGACATCACCCGCATGGCGAAAAACCCGATCGTGCTGGCGATGGCCAATCCGATTCCCGAAATCATGCCAGACGAAGCCCACCGTGGCGGCGCGGCCGTCGTCGGCACGGGACGTAGCGATTTCCCCAACCAAATCAATAACGTATTGGTTTTTCCGGGAATCTTTCGGGGAGCATTGGACGCCGGTGCCGCGGTGATCTCCGATGAAATGAAAACCGCCGCCGCAAATGCCCTGGCCGCAGCAACGCTGAATCCAACTCCCGAACGTGTGCTGCCCGATCCACTCGATAAAAGCGTCGCGCCGCAAATCGCCGCTGCGGTCGCGCGGGCCGCTCGTGCAGAATTCGGGTGAGCACCAGACAACTTACCCCTTCACGCGATAGCCGATCTTCTGTAACTCCGCCCGCACTCTATCGAGGTGCCGCCCCTGGATTTCCAAGACGGCGTCTTTCAAGGTTCCCCCAGCTCCACAAACGGATTTCAATCGAGTGAGCAGGGCGGGGAGATCGTTGCCTTCCTCAGGCATGCCGGTCACAACCGTGACAACTTTCCCCTTTTTGCGTTTCTCGATCGCCAGCCGAGCGGTTTGCTTCTCGGGCGGAATGACCAACGGTGGCGGCGGCGGACACGTGCACTCCTCTTCCAATTCACCACATTCCTCGCAACGCGGTGGTCGATCCAACGGAGTGCCTTCGAACAGTCGCATGATTTTCCAATCGGTAAACGAACAACCTATTTCCGGAAGGAGATAGTGTTTGGTAGAATGATGCACCATCAATCGACGTTACACACACCGACATCCGGACTTGCCACGAAAATAGATTTCCATGAGCACAGCCGCAAGCGAGACCGCCACGAAACCGGAACTCAAAATCGTCGAGGATGCTACCTGCACGTTTTGCGGATGCGTTTGCGATGACATGGTGTTGACTGTCGAAGACGACAAGATCACCAAGGCCAAGAACGCCTGCGTTCTGGGAAAAGCGTGGTTCTTCAATCATCACATCGAAGACCGCCCTGAAGCAACCATCGACGGACGCCCCGCCAGCTACGAAGAAGCTTTCGATCGGGCCGCCGAAGTTCTGCTCAACGCGAATTACCCTGTCACCTATGGTCTTTCCGACACCACTTGCGAAGCTCAACGCGTCGCCGTCGCAATTTCCGACTGGATTGGGAGCTGTGTGGACACGACGACTTCCGTTTGTCATGGACCATCCGGAATGGCGTTCCAGGGGGTCGGCGAAGTGACGTGTTCGCTCGGCGAGATCAAACACCGGGCTGACTTTTTGATCTTCTGGGGCGGGAATCCGGCAGAAAGTCATCCCCGGCACTTCACCCGCTACAGTTTGATGCCCAAAGGGGAATTCGTCCCGAACGGCCGTAAAGATCGAACGGCTGTGCTAATCGACGTTCGCAAGACGAAAAGCGCGAAAGCCGCCGACATCTTCTTGCAGATCAAACCGCGTTCCGACTTTGAACTTGCATGGGCGATGCGTGGAATTGCCAAAGGTGTGCCGATCGACCCGTCCGTCGAAAAGAAGACCGGTGTATCGCTTGAGCAACTCACGGACGTGGTCGAGCAGATGAAGGAAGCCAACTTCGGCGCGATTTTGTTCGGTATGGGCGTGACCATGACGCGGGGCAAACACATCAACAGCGAAGCGGTACTGGCACTCGCTCGGGACATGAATCAATACGGTCACCGCTGGGTCGCCAAACCGATGCGTGGACACGGCAACGTCACCGGCGCCGACAATGTCGTGTCGTGGTCGACCGGATATCCCTTTGGTGTCAATCTTGGTCGTGGTTTCCCGCGGTTTAATCCTGGCGAGTTCACCACTAGTGATCTTCTCGCAAGAGGCGAAGCCGACGCGGCTCTCATCATCGCATCCGACCCCATGTCAAACTTTAGCCAGCCAGCCCGCAATCACTTGGCCAGCATTCCGAGCGTTGTGCTTGACCCGAAACTCAGTGAGACCGCGAAAGTCGCCACCGTTGCGTTTACAACCGCCACCTACGGCATCAACACGCCTGGCACCGTTTATCGCATGGACGACATTCCCATCCCGCTACGTCCAGCGTTTAAGTCGCCTTACAAAAGCGATTACGAAGTCTTGAAGGCCATCGAAACTCGAATCCGGGCGAAACAGTTAGAACATCGATCAACCTAGTTATTCGAAACTGCATTGGGCATGCCTAGTGTGGCATCAAAGACCGCCTGAACGAGCGTCTTGCGACTCACTGGTTTTGTCAGGTACTGGTCACACCCTGCGTCTAGACAGAGTTCTTTATCGCCGACCATTGCATGAGCCGTCAGTGCGATAATCCAGCCAGGATATCCTTCTTCACGAACGGCACGTGTTGCATCATATCCGCTTAGGATCGGCATCTGCATGTCCATCA
It includes:
- a CDS encoding NAD(P)-dependent malic enzyme, whose translation is MTDFFERSLIVHEQLRGKLRVMGTMPVESRDDLSLAYTPGVARPCEAIAENPNRARDLTIKHNSVAVVSDGSAVLGLGNIGPHAAIPVMEGKALLFREFAGVDAWPICLDTQDADEIITTVRRIAPVFGGINLEDISAPRCFYIEDALQDLGIPVFHDDQHGTAIVLLAALINAARVLDRDFTKLRVVVNGAGAAGTAIARLLRCAGQAEDVCVGVEDVVVCDSKGAIHRDRTDLAEYKRGLLPYTNRSNRQGSLHDVLENADVFIGVSKGGLLQSEDITRMAKNPIVLAMANPIPEIMPDEAHRGGAAVVGTGRSDFPNQINNVLVFPGIFRGALDAGAAVISDEMKTAAANALAAATLNPTPERVLPDPLDKSVAPQIAAAVARAARAEFG
- a CDS encoding translation initiation factor, yielding MRLFEGTPLDRPPRCEECGELEEECTCPPPPPLVIPPEKQTARLAIEKRKKGKVVTVVTGMPEEGNDLPALLTRLKSVCGAGGTLKDAVLEIQGRHLDRVRAELQKIGYRVKG
- a CDS encoding formylmethanofuran dehydrogenase subunit B; the protein is MSTAASETATKPELKIVEDATCTFCGCVCDDMVLTVEDDKITKAKNACVLGKAWFFNHHIEDRPEATIDGRPASYEEAFDRAAEVLLNANYPVTYGLSDTTCEAQRVAVAISDWIGSCVDTTTSVCHGPSGMAFQGVGEVTCSLGEIKHRADFLIFWGGNPAESHPRHFTRYSLMPKGEFVPNGRKDRTAVLIDVRKTKSAKAADIFLQIKPRSDFELAWAMRGIAKGVPIDPSVEKKTGVSLEQLTDVVEQMKEANFGAILFGMGVTMTRGKHINSEAVLALARDMNQYGHRWVAKPMRGHGNVTGADNVVSWSTGYPFGVNLGRGFPRFNPGEFTTSDLLARGEADAALIIASDPMSNFSQPARNHLASIPSVVLDPKLSETAKVATVAFTTATYGINTPGTVYRMDDIPIPLRPAFKSPYKSDYEVLKAIETRIRAKQLEHRST